One genomic window of Natronorubrum aibiense includes the following:
- a CDS encoding bacterio-opsin activator domain-containing protein: MSDESTAAIGDVLRVLVVGDSSAADAAMDALSSQLTSISLVRERTLSSAVDRLAGLEIHCVVCPIEPMAAESTLLESLRERTESVPIVAVVSHEADEETVERALEAGATDLIDATAPPRLVATRVNNAATRFRLEGASDRCSRSILERSDALVWVLEETGTIEYASAAVEPRLGYTPDELERTSLPQLVHPDDRELIEGTLETVSAAALGATERESVRLGHADGTWHVYELTVTNRLADPLVARLVVTLSSTPTAGPDDGTRTALERLAESVIALGPQWELRYANAAASRLFAPDVDAEPGTVVWELLDDAVREQFYERLHEARARDTVVEFEAVIPDSETRFVVSVHPGDNGVTVSAREAPATEFGGVDRERFDLLESVVDALDDGLAVLEGSTIRYANAPLVELGGETPLVGRDLESIFDAELAAAIRERARSPVVRWMDPVSGSLVAGDARRPVDVFVTPLSGDDRTLCVVRDGRRSPAASLSTVHRTVTAIRDAESRAAVRQLAVDATLECSAADFAGWYLVEEDVLRPAAVATRADSESDAVDLPPIDRAGIDVLERLEAGAAAAGDAIVFDRPDVESALSRAGIRAERVLAVSVPDHGLLVATSTDPMAFGARTKPPVETVTRAAAIALDSLECGVTVRRQRGDLERLEALVARCQQLQRTERTLLAGDSRADIERHLCNALVDLEIDDVTGSIEFAWVGDVATSTDRIAPSTWAGRDGAFVESLSVSMDDESTHPAARTAHTLEPTVVADLEGEDLDQAWQRRALEAGFGSVLSVPLVVDDFCYGTLTVYASQPSLFDADVRQSCVHLAAVASAAIASIERKRALLADRVTELEVVLRDETTPLSAIAHRLERRLDVQAVVPRSSGGSTVFCTVRDVTEVDLDTAFEAVSAIESGRLVGDRADESLLELAFTASSIAETLATHGGVLQSVTPVDDRTRLEITLSSTVDVRSFVRMLERTYPGTELLARRQRARSDRSVRTFDAELRERLSERQFRTLETAYYGGFFEWPRESTGETIADSLGVSQPTFSRHLRLAQQKLFELLFDERDAADSG, encoded by the coding sequence GTGAGTGACGAGTCAACCGCCGCCATTGGTGACGTCCTCCGCGTGCTCGTCGTCGGCGACTCGAGTGCGGCTGATGCGGCGATGGATGCACTTTCCTCGCAGCTTACGTCGATCTCGCTCGTCAGAGAGCGAACGCTCTCGAGCGCCGTCGACCGTCTCGCAGGCCTCGAGATCCACTGTGTCGTTTGCCCGATCGAGCCGATGGCGGCCGAGTCGACGCTTCTCGAGTCGCTTCGAGAGCGAACCGAGTCGGTACCGATCGTCGCCGTCGTGAGCCACGAAGCCGACGAGGAGACGGTCGAGCGAGCACTGGAGGCCGGAGCGACCGATCTCATCGACGCGACCGCGCCACCGCGGCTCGTCGCCACACGGGTCAACAACGCCGCCACACGGTTCCGACTCGAGGGCGCGTCCGATCGGTGCAGTCGGTCGATCCTCGAACGGTCCGACGCGCTCGTCTGGGTGCTCGAGGAGACGGGTACCATCGAGTACGCGAGTGCGGCCGTCGAGCCCCGGCTGGGTTACACGCCGGACGAACTCGAGCGGACGTCCCTCCCACAGCTCGTCCATCCGGACGACCGCGAACTGATCGAAGGGACGCTCGAGACCGTGTCAGCGGCCGCGCTCGGGGCCACCGAGCGCGAGTCGGTACGCCTTGGCCACGCCGACGGCACGTGGCACGTGTACGAACTGACCGTGACAAACCGTCTCGCTGATCCGCTCGTTGCGCGACTCGTGGTGACGCTCTCGTCGACGCCGACGGCCGGACCGGACGATGGTACTCGGACGGCGCTCGAGCGACTTGCGGAGTCAGTGATCGCGCTCGGTCCGCAGTGGGAGCTTCGCTACGCTAACGCGGCTGCGAGTCGGCTTTTCGCTCCCGACGTGGACGCAGAGCCTGGAACCGTCGTCTGGGAGCTGCTCGACGACGCCGTCCGCGAGCAGTTCTACGAACGGCTTCACGAGGCCCGGGCGAGGGACACTGTCGTCGAGTTTGAGGCTGTCATCCCCGACTCCGAGACTCGGTTTGTCGTCTCCGTCCATCCCGGCGATAACGGCGTCACCGTGTCCGCGCGTGAGGCACCTGCCACCGAGTTCGGCGGCGTCGATCGGGAGCGCTTCGACCTCCTCGAGTCGGTCGTCGACGCGCTCGATGACGGTCTCGCCGTTCTCGAGGGCTCGACGATCCGGTACGCCAACGCGCCACTGGTCGAACTGGGGGGCGAAACGCCGCTCGTCGGCCGCGACCTCGAGTCGATCTTCGACGCCGAGCTCGCGGCAGCGATTCGCGAGCGAGCACGGTCGCCGGTGGTCAGATGGATGGACCCCGTTTCGGGCTCGCTCGTCGCTGGTGACGCCCGTCGCCCGGTCGACGTCTTCGTCACGCCGCTGTCCGGCGACGACCGAACGCTCTGTGTCGTCCGCGACGGCCGTCGATCGCCGGCTGCATCCCTGTCGACGGTCCATCGGACGGTTACGGCGATACGCGACGCCGAGAGCCGCGCTGCCGTTCGACAGTTGGCCGTCGACGCGACGCTCGAGTGCTCGGCGGCTGATTTCGCCGGCTGGTATCTCGTTGAGGAGGACGTTCTCAGACCGGCAGCAGTCGCTACTCGAGCCGATTCCGAATCCGACGCTGTCGACCTCCCGCCGATCGATCGAGCCGGCATCGACGTGCTCGAGCGTCTCGAGGCCGGCGCAGCTGCCGCTGGCGACGCGATCGTCTTCGATCGTCCGGACGTCGAGTCGGCCCTCTCGCGCGCCGGCATCCGCGCTGAGCGGGTGCTCGCCGTTTCGGTCCCCGATCACGGCCTTCTCGTCGCGACGAGTACCGACCCGATGGCGTTTGGCGCGCGTACGAAGCCACCAGTCGAAACCGTGACTCGAGCGGCTGCGATCGCACTCGATTCGCTCGAGTGCGGGGTGACGGTCCGGCGACAGCGTGGTGATCTCGAGCGACTCGAGGCCCTCGTCGCCCGCTGCCAGCAACTTCAGCGGACCGAACGAACGCTGCTGGCCGGTGACTCTCGGGCCGACATCGAACGGCACCTCTGTAACGCGCTCGTCGACCTCGAGATCGACGACGTGACCGGTTCGATCGAATTTGCCTGGGTCGGCGACGTCGCCACCAGCACCGATCGGATCGCCCCCAGTACGTGGGCCGGGCGTGACGGCGCGTTCGTCGAATCGCTGTCAGTCTCGATGGACGACGAGTCGACTCATCCAGCGGCGCGCACAGCCCACACGCTCGAGCCGACTGTCGTCGCCGATCTCGAGGGCGAGGACCTCGATCAGGCATGGCAACGCCGGGCACTCGAGGCTGGCTTCGGCTCCGTCCTGAGCGTCCCACTCGTCGTCGACGACTTCTGTTATGGGACGCTCACCGTGTACGCGTCCCAGCCGTCGCTGTTCGACGCCGACGTCCGACAGTCGTGCGTCCACCTTGCAGCGGTCGCCAGCGCCGCGATCGCGTCGATCGAACGGAAACGCGCACTGCTGGCCGATCGCGTCACCGAACTCGAGGTCGTTCTCCGGGACGAGACGACGCCGCTGTCGGCGATCGCCCACCGACTCGAGCGACGACTCGACGTACAGGCCGTCGTTCCCCGTTCGTCGGGCGGTTCGACGGTGTTCTGTACGGTCCGCGACGTCACGGAGGTGGACCTCGATACGGCTTTCGAGGCAGTGTCAGCGATCGAATCGGGTCGTCTCGTCGGCGACCGGGCGGACGAGTCGCTGCTCGAACTCGCCTTCACTGCGTCGTCAATCGCGGAGACGCTCGCGACACACGGGGGCGTGTTACAGTCCGTGACGCCGGTCGACGATCGAACGCGGCTCGAAATCACGCTCTCGAGTACCGTCGACGTCCGGTCGTTCGTTCGCATGCTCGAGCGAACGTACCCGGGCACGGAGTTACTCGCCCGTCGGCAGCGGGCTCGATCCGACCGGTCCGTCCGCACGTTCGACGCCGAACTCCGCGAGCGGCTCTCGGAGCGACAGTTCCGGACCCTCGAGACGGCGTACTACGGTGGCTTCTTCGAGTGGCCTCGCGAGAGCACCGGCGAAACGATCGCCGACTCACTCGGTGTCTCCCAGCCGACGTTCAGTCGTCATCTTCGCCTCGCTCAGCAGAAACTGTTCGAACTATTGTTCGACGAACGCGACGCCGCCGACAGTGGCTGA
- a CDS encoding helix-turn-helix domain-containing protein gives MADQAVSIESSNAGRESGIRSQADGGIVTQLRLDHSSLFLRPTLRRAADVTVEPEYWTTLETGETLVFCSVYGRSFDRFETALEMDPTVTDPTLVDRYPDRRVYRVALTDRAVPFIAETAAAGGRLLDLSSSRDGWLVQLQFPSRDDLVSFNDYCRERGISVTVDHLRLSDDDDDGIVALTEKQQELLVVAHEEGYFDVPRGISQDELADRLGVSKSAVSQRLRRAIGELCASKLC, from the coding sequence ATGGCGGATCAAGCAGTGAGCATCGAGAGTTCCAACGCCGGGCGAGAGTCGGGCATCCGGTCGCAGGCGGACGGCGGCATCGTAACCCAACTCCGTCTCGACCACTCGTCGCTGTTCTTGCGCCCGACCTTGCGCCGCGCGGCTGACGTCACCGTCGAACCCGAGTACTGGACCACCCTCGAGACGGGGGAAACGCTCGTCTTCTGTAGCGTCTACGGGCGTTCGTTCGATCGCTTCGAGACGGCCCTCGAGATGGATCCGACGGTTACGGACCCCACCCTCGTCGATCGCTACCCCGATCGGCGTGTTTACCGGGTCGCGCTCACCGATCGAGCAGTGCCGTTTATCGCAGAAACGGCGGCCGCCGGCGGGCGACTGCTCGACCTCTCGAGTTCGCGTGACGGCTGGCTCGTCCAACTGCAGTTCCCGAGTCGGGACGATCTCGTCTCGTTCAACGACTACTGTCGCGAGCGTGGGATTTCGGTGACGGTCGATCATCTACGGCTGTCGGACGACGACGACGACGGCATCGTTGCCCTGACCGAAAAGCAGCAGGAACTCCTCGTCGTCGCCCACGAGGAGGGCTATTTCGACGTGCCGAGGGGCATCTCACAGGACGAACTGGCCGACCGACTCGGCGTCTCGAAGTCGGCTGTCTCGCAGCGACTTCGCCGCGCGATCGGCGAACTCTGTGCGTCGAAGCTGTGTTGA
- a CDS encoding DUF5786 family protein: MGFGSYDESEQQQQTADDDEDVEAVNVHENDHNGQLSFESDASTDELVSQLGAMKDDGEDDA, translated from the coding sequence ATGGGTTTTGGTAGCTACGACGAATCCGAGCAACAGCAGCAGACGGCCGACGACGACGAGGATGTAGAGGCCGTCAACGTCCACGAAAACGACCACAACGGACAGCTGTCCTTCGAGTCCGATGCCTCGACCGACGAGCTCGTCTCACAGCTCGGCGCGATGAAAGACGACGGCGAAGACGACGCGTAA
- a CDS encoding cation:proton antiporter, whose amino-acid sequence MSTPFVAGSLGLPLDQPVLVFTIAMAVFLVGPLLVKRLGQPGIVGIVVFGAIIGPGALEFVEHSDAIELLGEVGLIYLLFTVGLELDMRGFKEAPENAALFGLASFGIPFLVGTVVTYTVLGLDIWAALLLSSVFASHTLLAYPIVNRLGVTKNRAVTAVFGGILFTDTLALVVLAIVTGAVEGELTVWLFAQVGFALVVLFGSAWFVLPPVSRWFFQTFSQESYFEFLFVMVAVFAAASLAEILDLAAILGAFVAGLALNQLIPQGGTLMNRIEFVGNAFFIPFFLLHVGMLVDPSVILAGPETLQITALIVVVMVLTKAGAAWLVAQIQGYTTSERNVIFGLSTGQAAAALAITLIGFEEGLFAAEVLNAVVLLLLVTALVSPWLTERAATNLALERDVGDDDGSAKDPNILLPLSNNAALQQRLLELAFVIKGDSKSEPVHVMTVVQPDSTQSTETQVAAVNDDLEDLAAAGSAAEVPIETETRVNHNIASGIVQGSVEVEANQIIMGWDATETFRHRIFGSIIDQVLERSSLPVLISRLGHPINTTKRIFVVVPIGADHHEGFYESVHIIKRIATGLGAELTVIVIEGSAHQFEQLFGLVEEDATAEFTELDDWGTLLPTLEDETDDDDLIITISPRRGDVGWHNELEDLPARLAEMPPESFIMIHPRQGKPEYDRQYLRLK is encoded by the coding sequence ATGAGCACACCGTTCGTCGCCGGTAGCCTCGGGCTACCGCTCGATCAGCCGGTGTTGGTCTTTACGATCGCGATGGCCGTCTTCCTCGTCGGCCCCTTGCTGGTCAAGCGACTCGGCCAGCCAGGAATCGTCGGCATCGTCGTCTTCGGTGCGATCATCGGGCCGGGCGCGCTCGAGTTCGTCGAGCACTCCGATGCGATCGAACTGCTCGGCGAAGTGGGGTTGATTTATCTGCTGTTTACCGTGGGGCTCGAACTTGATATGCGCGGGTTCAAGGAAGCACCGGAGAACGCGGCCCTGTTCGGACTTGCGAGTTTCGGCATCCCGTTTCTGGTGGGGACCGTCGTGACGTATACGGTTCTCGGACTCGATATCTGGGCGGCATTGTTGCTCTCGTCGGTGTTCGCCTCGCACACACTACTCGCGTACCCGATCGTCAATCGACTTGGTGTGACGAAAAACCGGGCCGTCACCGCGGTTTTCGGCGGTATCCTCTTTACAGATACGCTCGCGTTAGTCGTGCTCGCGATCGTCACCGGTGCCGTCGAAGGCGAACTCACCGTCTGGCTGTTCGCTCAGGTCGGGTTCGCGCTCGTCGTCTTATTCGGCAGCGCTTGGTTCGTTCTCCCACCGGTTTCACGGTGGTTCTTCCAGACCTTCAGCCAGGAGAGTTACTTCGAGTTTCTGTTCGTAATGGTCGCGGTTTTCGCGGCCGCCAGTCTCGCCGAGATTCTCGATCTCGCCGCAATCCTCGGTGCGTTCGTCGCTGGCTTGGCACTGAACCAACTGATTCCACAGGGCGGCACCTTGATGAACCGCATCGAGTTCGTCGGCAACGCCTTTTTCATTCCGTTTTTCCTCCTGCACGTGGGGATGCTCGTCGACCCGAGCGTGATTCTTGCAGGCCCCGAGACGCTACAGATCACTGCACTCATCGTCGTCGTGATGGTGCTCACGAAAGCCGGTGCCGCGTGGCTCGTCGCCCAGATTCAAGGGTATACGACGAGCGAGCGCAACGTCATCTTCGGCCTCTCTACCGGGCAGGCTGCTGCCGCACTGGCGATCACGCTCATCGGGTTCGAAGAGGGACTGTTCGCTGCCGAAGTGCTCAACGCCGTCGTCTTGCTGTTGCTCGTGACCGCACTCGTCAGCCCGTGGCTGACCGAACGGGCAGCGACGAACCTGGCACTCGAGCGTGACGTTGGGGACGACGACGGCAGCGCGAAAGACCCCAACATCCTGTTACCGCTGTCGAACAACGCTGCACTCCAGCAGCGACTGCTCGAGCTCGCTTTCGTCATCAAAGGCGACAGTAAGTCCGAGCCGGTACACGTGATGACGGTCGTCCAGCCCGATAGCACGCAGTCGACCGAGACTCAGGTTGCAGCAGTCAACGACGACCTCGAGGACCTCGCTGCGGCCGGCAGCGCCGCGGAGGTCCCCATCGAAACCGAAACGCGAGTCAACCACAACATCGCGTCGGGGATCGTTCAAGGGTCGGTGGAGGTAGAGGCCAACCAGATCATCATGGGCTGGGACGCGACGGAGACGTTCCGGCACCGAATCTTCGGGAGCATCATCGATCAGGTGCTCGAACGGTCCTCGCTTCCCGTGTTGATCTCGCGGCTGGGCCATCCGATCAACACGACCAAACGGATCTTCGTCGTCGTCCCAATCGGTGCCGACCACCACGAGGGGTTCTACGAGTCCGTCCACATCATCAAACGGATCGCAACTGGGCTGGGTGCGGAGCTAACCGTCATCGTGATCGAGGGCTCCGCCCACCAGTTCGAGCAACTGTTCGGTCTCGTCGAAGAAGACGCCACAGCCGAATTCACCGAACTCGACGACTGGGGGACGCTCCTACCAACGCTCGAGGACGAAACCGACGACGACGACCTCATCATTACCATCTCGCCGCGTCGTGGCGATGTCGGCTGGCACAACGAACTCGAGGATCTCCCGGCGCGGCTGGCCGAGATGCCGCCGGAATCGTTCATCATGATCCACCCACGACAGGGCAAACCCGAGTACGATCGGCAGTACCTGCGGCTGAAGTGA
- a CDS encoding DUF7860 family protein, which yields MGRYGNLDYSFLTKAGFLFGLGLLLFGASGEILGHAVFGDLPAWQNTLFTYSEGVGLVISFVTPWIFGIFLPLTE from the coding sequence ATGGGACGATATGGTAACCTCGATTATAGCTTTCTAACCAAAGCTGGGTTCCTGTTCGGTCTCGGATTGCTGCTTTTCGGTGCAAGTGGTGAGATACTCGGTCACGCCGTGTTCGGTGACCTGCCCGCGTGGCAGAACACGCTGTTCACCTACTCCGAAGGAGTCGGGCTCGTCATCAGTTTCGTTACGCCCTGGATCTTCGGGATTTTCCTGCCACTGACCGAATAG
- the glmS gene encoding glutamine--fructose-6-phosphate transaminase (isomerizing), with protein sequence MCGIIGRVGDGNALEPLLTGLENLEYRGYDSAGIAVQNGSGIDVQKRSGKVDELKESIGDAPLEGEVGIGHTRWSTHGPPTDANAHPHTDGTKDVAVVHNGIIENYAELKSRLADHGHEFTSDTDTEVIPHLIQFYLDDGMENEAAFRRAIDELEGSYAVTAMLSGEHVLYAARQGSPLVVGMEDGEYFLASDVPAFLEYTDSVVYLEDGDVVIVDDGGVEFTDLEGNPVVREPETIEWDPEQAGKGEFDHFMLKEIHEQPTSLAQALEGRIDPENERIALSDFEPGTFADVESVQFIACGTSYHAALYGSLALNQAGIRSTALLANEYSVSAPPVDDDTLVVAVTQSGETADTLNALRQANAEGATTVTVTNVVGSTAAREADQALFIRAGPEIGVAATKTFSSQAVMLLLLGQCIAADHHGEPPADLEALLPELAAMPDAIDGLLETSEADALAEQYAHSQSYFFIGRGLGFSVALEGALKFKEITYEHAEGFASGELKHGPLALVTPETPVFAVFTGEEDEKTLKNAEEAQTRGAPVIAVCPDDHRAVDVADEHLSIPETAPDLAGLLANVQLQLVSYYAADLLDRPIDKPRNLAKSVTVE encoded by the coding sequence ATGTGTGGAATTATCGGTCGGGTCGGCGATGGAAACGCCTTAGAGCCGCTGCTGACTGGCCTCGAGAACCTCGAGTATCGTGGGTACGATTCGGCCGGTATCGCCGTCCAGAACGGATCCGGCATCGACGTCCAGAAGAGATCCGGCAAGGTCGATGAACTGAAAGAATCGATCGGTGACGCGCCGCTCGAGGGCGAGGTCGGCATCGGCCACACACGCTGGAGTACCCACGGGCCGCCGACCGACGCGAACGCCCATCCCCATACCGACGGCACGAAAGACGTCGCGGTCGTCCACAACGGTATCATCGAGAACTACGCCGAGCTCAAATCCCGGCTCGCCGACCACGGCCACGAGTTCACTAGCGACACCGACACCGAGGTCATCCCGCATCTCATCCAGTTCTACCTCGACGACGGCATGGAAAACGAAGCGGCGTTTCGCCGCGCGATCGACGAACTCGAGGGGAGTTACGCCGTGACGGCGATGCTGTCGGGCGAGCACGTCCTCTACGCTGCCCGGCAAGGCTCGCCGCTCGTCGTTGGTATGGAAGACGGCGAGTACTTCCTCGCGAGCGACGTGCCGGCGTTTCTCGAATATACGGACAGCGTGGTCTATCTCGAGGACGGCGACGTCGTCATCGTCGACGACGGCGGCGTCGAGTTCACCGACCTCGAGGGGAATCCGGTCGTCCGCGAACCCGAAACGATCGAGTGGGACCCCGAACAGGCCGGCAAAGGCGAGTTCGATCACTTCATGCTGAAGGAGATACACGAGCAGCCGACGTCGCTGGCACAGGCCCTCGAGGGCCGAATCGATCCCGAGAACGAACGGATCGCGCTCTCGGATTTCGAGCCGGGAACGTTTGCCGACGTCGAGAGCGTCCAGTTTATCGCCTGCGGAACGTCTTATCACGCGGCACTGTACGGCTCACTCGCACTGAACCAGGCCGGGATTCGATCGACGGCGCTGCTCGCAAACGAGTACAGCGTTTCGGCCCCACCGGTCGACGACGACACGCTGGTCGTCGCGGTCACCCAGAGCGGCGAGACGGCCGATACGCTGAACGCGCTGCGACAGGCCAACGCCGAGGGGGCGACGACGGTGACGGTCACGAACGTCGTCGGCTCGACGGCTGCCCGCGAGGCCGACCAGGCGCTGTTTATCCGTGCCGGGCCGGAAATCGGCGTCGCCGCGACCAAGACGTTCTCCTCGCAGGCGGTCATGCTGTTATTGCTCGGCCAGTGTATCGCTGCCGACCACCACGGCGAGCCGCCGGCCGATCTCGAGGCGCTCCTGCCGGAGCTCGCTGCGATGCCCGATGCGATCGACGGTCTGCTCGAGACTTCCGAGGCCGACGCTCTCGCTGAGCAGTACGCACACAGTCAGTCGTACTTCTTCATCGGTCGGGGACTCGGGTTCTCGGTGGCGCTCGAGGGCGCGTTGAAGTTCAAAGAGATCACCTACGAGCACGCCGAGGGCTTCGCCTCGGGTGAGCTCAAACACGGTCCGCTGGCGCTCGTCACGCCAGAGACACCCGTCTTCGCCGTCTTCACCGGTGAGGAAGACGAGAAAACGCTCAAAAACGCCGAGGAGGCACAGACCCGCGGTGCGCCGGTGATCGCGGTCTGTCCCGACGATCACCGTGCGGTCGACGTTGCCGACGAACACCTCTCGATACCCGAAACCGCGCCCGACCTTGCGGGGCTGCTCGCAAACGTCCAGTTACAACTGGTCTCGTACTACGCCGCTGACCTCCTCGATCGACCGATCGACAAACCGCGTAATCTCGCCAAAAGCGTCACCGTCGAATAG
- a CDS encoding DUF7563 family protein, whose translation MSTEPTDTKWTPMTSGQQTTAPRCVNCGNQVTRQFARVFGDNRDVVHACPDCATYREMKTSDFIPKERR comes from the coding sequence ATGTCGACGGAACCAACTGATACGAAGTGGACACCGATGACGTCTGGTCAGCAAACGACTGCCCCTCGATGTGTCAACTGTGGGAACCAGGTCACTCGGCAGTTTGCTCGTGTCTTTGGGGACAATCGTGACGTCGTCCACGCTTGTCCTGACTGTGCGACGTACCGAGAGATGAAAACGTCCGATTTCATTCCGAAAGAACGACGATAA
- a CDS encoding ATP-binding protein, producing the protein MSATESEPELEGETADSDSSTSLTELPPSSKLVYKVLEYEGSMTQEEIATESRLCPRTVRYGIGKLENEDLVTSRISLEDARQSKYRIVD; encoded by the coding sequence ATGAGTGCAACCGAATCCGAGCCCGAACTCGAGGGGGAGACTGCCGATTCGGACTCGTCGACGTCACTGACCGAGTTGCCGCCGAGTTCGAAACTCGTCTACAAAGTTCTCGAATACGAAGGATCCATGACACAAGAGGAGATCGCGACGGAGTCCCGCCTCTGTCCTCGGACCGTCCGGTACGGAATCGGTAAACTCGAGAACGAGGACCTGGTCACCAGTCGTATCTCGCTCGAGGACGCCCGTCAATCGAAGTACAGAATCGTCGACTGA